A portion of the Sorghum bicolor chloroplast, complete genome genome contains these proteins:
- the ycf3 gene encoding photosystem I assembly protein Ycf3, whose amino-acid sequence MPRSRINGNFIDKTSSIVANILLQIIPTTSGEKRAFTYYRDGMLAQSEGNYAEALQNYYEATRLEIDPYDRSYILYNIGLIHTSNGEHTKALEYYFRALERNPFLPQAFNNMAVICHYRGEQAILQGDSEIAEAWFDQAAEYWKQAIALTPGNYIEAQNWLKITKRFEFE is encoded by the exons ATGCCTAGATCCCGTATAAATGGAAATTTCATTGATAAGACCTCCTCGATTGTAGCCAATATTTTATTGCAAATAATTCCGACAACCTCCGGGGAAAAAAGGGCATTTACTTATTATAGAGATGGT ATGTTGGCTCAATCCGAAGGAAATTATGCGGAAGCTTTGCAGAATTATTATGAAGCTACGCGACTAGAAATTGATCCCTATGATCGAAGTTATATACTATATAACATAGGCCTTATACACACAAGCAATGGAGAGCATACAAAGGCTTTGGAATATTATTTCCGGGCGCTAGAACGAAACCCCTTCTTACCGCAAGCTTTTAATAATATGGCCGTGATCTGTCATTAC CGAGGAGAACAGGCCATTCTACAGGGCGATTCGGAAATTGCGGAAGCTTGGTTTGATCAAGCTGCTGAGTATTGGAAACAAGCTATAGCGCTTACTCCAGGAAATTATATTGAAGCACAGAACTGGTTAAAGATTACGAAGCGCTTTGAATTTGAATAA
- the psaB gene encoding photosystem I P700 chlorophyll a apoprotein A2 (PsaB), protein MELRFPRFSQGLAQDPTTRRIWFGIATAHDFESHDDITEERLYQNIFASHFGQLAIIFLWTSGNLFHVAWQGNFESWIQDPLHVRPIAHAIWDPHFGQPAVEAFTRGGAAGPVNIAYSGVYQWWYTIGLRTNEDLYTGALFLLFLSTLSLIGGWLHLQPKWKPSLSWFKNAESRLNHHLSGLFGVSSLAWTGHLVHVAIPGSRGEYVRWNNFLDVLPYPQGLGPLLTGQWNLYAQNPDSSNHLFGTTQGAGTAILTLLGGFHPQTQSLWLTDIAHHHLAIAFIFLIAGHMYRTNFGIGHSIKDLLEAHTPPGGRLGRGHKGLYDTINNSIHFQLGLALASLGVITSLVAQHMYSLPAYAFIAQDFTTQAALYTHHQYIAGFIMTGAFAHGAIFFIRDYNPEQNEDNVLARMLDHKEAIISHLSWASLFLGFHTLGLYVHNDVMLAFGTPEKQILIEPIFAQWIQSAHGKTTYGFDILLSSTNGPAFNAGRNIWLPGWLNAVNENSNSLFLTIGPGDFLVHHAIALGLHTTTLILVKGALDARGSKLMPDKKDFGYSFPCDGPGRGGTCDISAWDAFYLAVFWMLNTIGWVTFYWHWKHITLWQGNVSQFNESSTYLMGWLRDYLWLNSSQLINGYNPFGMNSLSVWAWMFLFGHLVWATGFMFLISWRGYWQELIETLAWAHERTPLANLIRWRDKPVALSIVQARLVGLAHFSVGYIFTYAAFLIASTSGKFG, encoded by the coding sequence ATGGAATTAAGATTTCCCAGGTTTAGCCAAGGCTTAGCTCAGGACCCCACTACTCGTCGTATTTGGTTTGGTATTGCTACCGCACATGATTTCGAAAGTCATGATGATATTACTGAGGAACGTCTTTATCAGAACATTTTTGCTTCTCACTTTGGGCAGTTAGCAATAATCTTTCTATGGACGTCCGGAAATCTGTTTCATGTAGCTTGGCAAGGAAATTTTGAATCATGGATACAGGATCCTTTACACGTAAGACCTATTGCTCATGCCATTTGGGATCCTCATTTTGGGCAACCCGCCGTGGAAGCCTTTACTCGAGGAGGTGCTGCCGGTCCAGTGAATATCGCTTATTCTGGGGTTTATCAGTGGTGGTATACAATTGGATTGCGCACCAATGAAGATCTTTATACTGGAGCTCTTTTTCTATTATTTCTTTCTACGCTATCCTTAATAGGGGGTTGGTTACATCTACAACCCAAATGGAAGCCAAGCCTTTCGTGGTTCAAAAACGCCGAATCTCGTCTGAATCATCATTTGTCAGGACTTTTCGGAGTAAGTTCTTTGGCTTGGACAGGACATTTAGTTCATGTTGCTATTCCCGGATCCAGGGGGGAGTACGTTCGATGGAATAATTTCTTAGATGTATTACCCTATCCCCAGGGGTTGGGTCCCCTTCTGACGGGTCAGTGGAATCTTTATGCCCAAAATCCTGATTCGAGTAATCATTTATTTGGTACCACTCAAGGAGCGGGAACTGCCATTCTGACCCTTCTTGGGGGATTCCATCCACAAACACAAAGTTTGTGGCTGACCGATATTGCTCATCATCATTTAGCTATTGCATTTATTTTTCTCATTGCCGGTCATATGTATCGAACTAACTTCGGAATTGGGCACAGTATCAAAGATCTTTTAGAAGCACATACTCCTCCGGGGGGTCGATTAGGACGTGGGCATAAAGGCCTTTATGATACAATCAATAATTCGATTCATTTTCAATTAGGCCTTGCTCTAGCTTCCTTAGGGGTTATTACTTCCTTAGTAGCTCAACATATGTACTCTTTACCTGCTTATGCATTCATAGCACAAGACTTTACTACTCAAGCTGCTTTATATACTCATCACCAATACATTGCAGGGTTCATCATGACAGGGGCTTTTGCTCATGGAGCTATTTTTTTCATTAGGGATTACAATCCGGAACAGAATGAAGATAATGTATTGGCAAGAATGTTAGACCATAAGGAAGCTATCATATCTCATTTAAGTTGGGCTAGCCTCTTCCTAGGATTCCATACCTTGGGCCTTTATGTTCATAACGACGTTATGCTTGCTTTTGGTACTCCAGAAAAGCAAATCTTGATCGAACCTATATTTGCCCAATGGATACAATCTGCTCATGGTAAGACGACATATGGGTTCGATATACTCTTATCTTCAACGAATGGCCCCGCTTTCAATGCAGGTCGAAACATATGGTTACCGGGATGGTTGAATGCTGTTAATGAGAATAGTAATTCGCTTTTCTTAACAATAGGACCTGGGGATTTCTTGGTTCATCATGCTATTGCTCTAGGTTTGCATACAACTACATTGATTTTAGTAAAGGGTGCTTTAGATGCACGCGGTTCCAAATTAATGCCGGATAAAAAGGATTTCGGGTATAGTTTTCCTTGCGATGGCCCAGGGCGCGGCGGTACTTGTGATATTTCTGCTTGGGACGCGTTTTATTTGGCTGTTTTCTGGATGTTAAATACCATCGGATGGGTTACTTTTTATTGGCATTGGAAACACATTACATTATGGCAGGGCAACGTTTCACAATTTAATGAATCCTCCACTTATTTGATGGGATGGTTAAGAGATTACCTATGGTTAAACTCTTCACAACTTATTAATGGATATAATCCTTTTGGGATGAATAGTTTATCAGTATGGGCTTGGATGTTCTTATTTGGACATCTTGTTTGGGCTACAGGATTTATGTTCTTAATTTCCTGGCGTGGATATTGGCAGGAATTAATTGAGACTTTAGCATGGGCTCATGAACGCACACCTTTGGCTAATTTAATTCGCTGGAGAGATAAGCCCGTGGCTCTTTCCATTGTGCAAGCAAGATTGGTCGGATTAGCCCACTTTTCCGTGGGTTATATATTCACTTATGCAGCTTTCTTGATTGCCTCAACATCAGGCAAGTTTGGTTAA
- the psaA gene encoding photosystem I P700 chlorophyll a apoprotein A1 (PsaA), with translation MIIRPSEPEVKIAVDRDPVKTSFEEWARPGHFSRTIAKGPDTTTWIWNLHADAHDFDSHTGDLEEISRKVFSAHFGQLSIIFLWLSGMYFHGARFSNYEAWLSDPTHIGPSAQVVWPIVGQEILNGDVGGGFRGIQITSGFFQIWRASGITSELQLYCTAIGALIFASLMLFAGWFHYHKAAPKLAWFQDVESMLNHHLAGLLGLGSLSWAGHQIHVSLPINQFLDAGVDPKEIPLPHEFILNRDLLAQLYPSFAEGATPFFTLNWSKYAEFLSFRGGLDPITGGLWLSDIAHHHLAIAILFLIAGHMYRTNWGIGHGLKDILEAHKGPFTGQGHKGLYEILTTSWHAQLSLNLAMLGSTTIVVAHHMYSMPPYPYLATDYGTQLSLFTHHMWIGGFLIVGAAAHAAIFMVRDYDPTTRYNDLLDRVLRHRDAIISHLNWVCIFLGFHSFGLYIHNDTMSALGRPQDMFSDTAIQLQPIFAQWIQNIHAGAPGVTAPGATTSTSLTWGGGELVAVGGKVALLPIPLGTADFLVHHIHAFTIHVTVLILLKGVLFARSSRLIPDKANLGFRFPCDGPGRGGTCQVSAWDHVFLGLFWMYNSISVVIFHFSWKMQSDVWGTISDQGIVTHITGGNFAQSSITINGWLRDFLWAQASQVIQSYGSSLSAYGLFFLGAHFVWAFSLMFLFSGRGYWQELIESIVWAHNKLKVAPATQPRALSIIQGRAVGVTHYLLGGIATTWAFFLARIIAVG, from the coding sequence ATGATTATTCGTCCGTCGGAACCAGAAGTTAAAATTGCTGTGGATAGGGATCCTGTAAAAACATCTTTTGAGGAATGGGCCAGACCCGGGCATTTCTCAAGAACAATAGCTAAGGGTCCCGACACTACCACTTGGATCTGGAACCTACATGCTGATGCTCACGATTTCGATAGTCATACCGGTGATTTGGAGGAGATCTCCCGAAAAGTCTTTAGTGCTCATTTCGGCCAACTCTCCATTATCTTTCTTTGGTTGAGTGGCATGTACTTCCACGGTGCCCGTTTTTCCAATTATGAAGCATGGCTAAGCGATCCTACTCACATTGGACCCAGTGCTCAGGTAGTTTGGCCAATAGTAGGACAAGAAATTTTGAATGGTGATGTAGGCGGGGGTTTCCGAGGAATCCAAATAACCTCTGGTTTTTTTCAGATTTGGCGAGCATCCGGAATAACTAGTGAATTACAACTCTATTGTACCGCAATTGGTGCATTGATTTTTGCATCGTTAATGCTTTTTGCCGGTTGGTTCCATTATCACAAAGCCGCTCCCAAATTGGCCTGGTTCCAAGATGTAGAATCCATGTTGAATCACCACTTAGCGGGGTTATTAGGACTTGGGTCTCTTTCTTGGGCGGGACACCAAATCCATGTATCTTTACCGATTAACCAATTTCTCGACGCTGGGGTTGATCCTAAAGAGATACCACTTCCTCATGAATTTATCTTGAATCGCGACCTTTTGGCTCAACTTTATCCTAGTTTTGCCGAAGGAGCAACCCCCTTTTTCACCTTGAATTGGTCCAAATATGCGGAATTTCTTAGTTTTCGCGGAGGACTAGATCCAATAACCGGTGGTCTATGGTTGAGCGATATTGCACACCATCATTTAGCTATTGCTATTCTTTTCCTGATCGCTGGTCATATGTATAGGACCAATTGGGGTATTGGTCATGGACTTAAAGATATTTTGGAGGCTCATAAGGGCCCATTTACAGGACAAGGCCATAAAGGTCTCTATGAAATCCTAACAACGTCATGGCACGCTCAATTATCTCTTAACCTAGCTATGCTAGGCTCTACAACTATTGTTGTAGCTCATCATATGTACTCTATGCCCCCCTATCCATACCTAGCTACTGACTATGGTACACAACTTTCCTTGTTCACACACCACATGTGGATTGGCGGATTTCTAATAGTTGGTGCTGCTGCACATGCAGCCATTTTTATGGTAAGAGACTATGATCCAACTACTCGATACAACGATCTATTAGATCGCGTCCTTAGACACCGCGATGCAATCATATCCCACCTTAACTGGGTATGTATATTTCTGGGTTTTCACAGTTTTGGCTTGTACATTCATAATGATACCATGAGTGCTTTAGGCCGTCCCCAAGATATGTTTTCGGATACCGCCATACAATTACAACCCATCTTTGCTCAATGGATACAAAATATCCATGCTGGCGCGCCTGGCGTAACAGCTCCTGGTGCAACAACAAGTACCAGCTTAACGTGGGGAGGCGGCGAGTTAGTAGCTGTAGGCGGCAAAGTAGCTTTGTTACCTATTCCATTAGGAACCGCGGATTTTTTAGTCCATCACATTCACGCATTTACCATCCATGTGACTGTATTAATACTTTTGAAAGGTGTTTTATTTGCTCGCAGTTCCCGTCTGATACCTGATAAAGCAAATCTTGGCTTTCGCTTCCCTTGCGACGGACCTGGGCGAGGGGGAACATGTCAAGTATCCGCCTGGGATCATGTTTTCTTAGGTCTATTCTGGATGTACAATTCTATTTCGGTAGTCATTTTCCATTTCAGTTGGAAAATGCAGTCGGATGTTTGGGGTACTATAAGTGATCAAGGGATAGTAACTCATATCACAGGGGGAAACTTTGCGCAGAGTTCCATTACGATTAATGGTTGGCTTCGAGATTTCTTGTGGGCACAGGCATCCCAAGTAATTCAGTCTTATGGTTCCTCATTATCTGCATATGGTCTTTTTTTCTTAGGCGCTCATTTTGTCTGGGCTTTCAGTTTAATGTTTTTATTCAGCGGCCGTGGTTATTGGCAAGAACTCATTGAATCTATCGTTTGGGCTCATAACAAATTAAAAGTTGCTCCTGCTACTCAGCCTAGAGCCTTGAGCATTATACAAGGACGTGCTGTAGGAGTAACCCATTACCTTCTGGGTGGAATTGCCACAACATGGGCATTCTTCTTAGCGAGAATTATTGCAGTAGGATAG
- the rps4 gene encoding ribosomal protein S4 codes for MSRYRGPRLKKIRRLGALPGLTRKTPKSGSNQKKKFHSGKKEQYRIRLQEKQKLRFHYGLTERQLLRYVHIAGKAKRSTGQVLLQLLEMRLDNILFRLGMASTIPGARQLVNHRHILVNGRIVDIPSFRCKPRDIITTKDNQRSKRLVQNYIASSDPGKLPKHLTVDTLQYKGLVKKILDRKWVGLKINELLVVEYYSRQT; via the coding sequence ATGTCCCGTTATCGAGGGCCTCGTTTAAAAAAAATACGCCGTCTGGGAGCTTTACCAGGACTCACTAGAAAAACGCCTAAATCCGGAAGTAATCAGAAAAAGAAATTCCATTCTGGGAAAAAAGAGCAATATCGTATTCGTCTTCAAGAAAAACAGAAATTGCGTTTTCATTATGGTCTGACAGAACGACAATTACTTAGATATGTACATATCGCTGGAAAAGCGAAAAGATCCACAGGTCAGGTTTTACTACAATTACTTGAAATGCGTTTGGATAATATCCTTTTTCGATTGGGTATGGCTTCAACCATTCCTGGGGCCCGACAATTAGTTAACCATAGACATATTTTAGTTAATGGTCGTATAGTTGATATACCAAGCTTTCGTTGCAAACCCCGAGATATTATTACTACGAAGGATAACCAACGATCAAAACGTTTGGTTCAAAATTATATTGCTTCATCCGATCCGGGCAAATTACCAAAGCATTTGACGGTTGACACATTGCAATATAAAGGACTAGTCAAAAAAATTCTAGATAGGAAGTGGGTCGGTCTCAAAATAAATGAGTTGTTAGTTGTAGAATATTATTCTCGCCAGACTTGA